One region of Yersinia bercovieri ATCC 43970 genomic DNA includes:
- the kdpC gene encoding potassium-transporting ATPase subunit KdpC, producing MSSTTNMSSIARHSYLRPALVLLLLLTLITGIAYPLLTTGLAKLMFSQQAKGSLVMLGDEVIGSGLIGQNFTQPGYFSGRPSVTAEMPYNPMASGGSNLAISNPALEQAISERVKLQRQANPTQTGPVPVDLVTASGSGLDPSISLEAAYYQAPRIAALRQMPLSEVKQLIDSSTQKATPNFFGESVVNVLNLNMALDAQSHVSAKP from the coding sequence ATGTCATCGACCACAAATATGTCATCAATAGCCCGCCACTCATATCTACGGCCAGCCTTGGTGCTACTGCTATTACTGACACTGATCACCGGCATCGCCTACCCGCTACTGACCACCGGGCTGGCTAAATTAATGTTTTCCCAGCAAGCTAAGGGGTCGCTGGTCATGTTGGGTGATGAGGTGATAGGTTCCGGTTTGATCGGCCAGAACTTTACTCAGCCGGGTTATTTTAGCGGCCGCCCATCAGTCACCGCAGAGATGCCTTATAATCCAATGGCCTCAGGTGGCAGTAATTTAGCGATCAGCAATCCGGCGCTGGAGCAGGCTATCAGTGAGCGGGTTAAATTACAGCGTCAGGCCAATCCTACGCAAACAGGCCCAGTACCGGTTGATCTGGTCACCGCGTCTGGCAGTGGTTTGGACCCCAGTATTTCGCTGGAAGCCGCCTATTATCAAGCGCCCCGCATTGCGGCCCTGCGCCAAATGCCGCTGTCTGAGGTGAAACAATTGATTGATAGCAGCACACAGAAAGCGACACCCAATTTCTTCGGTGAATCAGTGGTCAATGTGCTGAATCTGAATATGGCACTGGATGCTCAGAGTCACGTATCGGCAAAACCTTAA
- the kdpB gene encoding potassium-transporting ATPase subunit KdpB, whose protein sequence is MTHKQRAIFEPALVRTALLDAMKKLDPRVQWRNPVMFVVYLGSWLTTLIWLAILSGQTAGSATFTGSVALWLWFTVLFANFAEALAEGRSKAQAESLRGVKKTSWAKKLSAARFDAPHESVSADSLRKGDLVLIEAGDTVPCDGEVLEGGASVDESAITGESAPVIRESGGDFSSVTGGTRVLSDWLVVECSANPGETFLDRMIAMVEGAKRRKTPNEVALTILLIALTIVFLLATATLYPFSVFSVEANQAGHPVTITVLVALLVCLIPTTIGGLLSAIGVAGMSRMLGANVIATSGRAVEAAGDVDVLLLDKTGTITLGNRQASEFLPAPGVTEQQLADAAQLSSLADETPEGRSIVVLAKQRFNLRERDLHSLNATFVPFSAQTRMSGVNVQDRMIRKGAVDAIRRHVESNQGHFPRAVDDAVEYVARTGGTPLVVADGPRVLGVVALKDIVKGGIKERFAELRKMGIKTVMITGDNRLTAAAIAAEAGVDDFLAEATPEAKLALIRQYQAEGRLVAMTGDGTNDAPALAQADVAVAMNSGTQAAKEAGNMVDLDSNPTKLIEVVHIGKQMLMTRGSLTTFSIANDVAKYFAIIPAAFAATYPQLNALNVMQLHSPASAILSAVIFNALVIVFLIPLALKGVSYKAMSAAALLRRNLWIYGLGGLLVPFVGIKVIDLVLTALNLG, encoded by the coding sequence ATGACTCACAAACAACGCGCGATTTTTGAACCAGCACTGGTTCGTACAGCGCTGCTTGATGCAATGAAGAAGCTGGACCCGCGCGTCCAGTGGCGTAATCCGGTGATGTTCGTGGTCTATCTGGGCAGTTGGCTGACTACCCTGATCTGGCTGGCGATATTGAGCGGGCAAACCGCCGGTAGCGCCACCTTTACCGGCAGTGTCGCCCTGTGGCTGTGGTTTACCGTGCTGTTTGCCAACTTTGCCGAAGCACTGGCCGAGGGGCGCAGCAAAGCGCAGGCTGAGAGTCTGCGTGGGGTGAAAAAAACCAGTTGGGCCAAAAAACTCTCGGCAGCCCGCTTTGATGCACCACATGAGAGTGTTTCTGCCGACAGTCTACGCAAGGGTGACCTGGTGCTGATCGAGGCCGGTGACACTGTGCCCTGCGATGGCGAAGTGCTGGAGGGCGGCGCATCGGTGGATGAGAGCGCCATTACCGGTGAATCTGCCCCGGTTATCCGCGAATCTGGCGGCGACTTCTCCTCCGTCACCGGCGGCACGCGCGTGCTGTCCGACTGGCTGGTAGTCGAGTGCAGTGCGAATCCGGGTGAAACCTTCCTCGACCGCATGATAGCCATGGTCGAAGGGGCAAAACGTCGCAAGACGCCAAACGAAGTGGCGCTGACCATCTTACTGATCGCGCTAACCATCGTCTTTTTACTGGCGACAGCGACACTCTATCCATTCTCCGTGTTCAGCGTCGAGGCAAACCAAGCCGGTCATCCCGTGACCATCACCGTGCTGGTGGCACTGCTGGTCTGTCTTATCCCCACCACCATTGGCGGCTTGTTATCCGCGATTGGCGTGGCGGGGATGAGCCGGATGTTGGGGGCCAACGTGATAGCCACCAGTGGGCGCGCGGTGGAAGCTGCCGGTGACGTTGATGTGCTGCTGCTGGATAAAACCGGCACCATCACTCTGGGTAATCGTCAGGCGTCAGAGTTCTTGCCCGCGCCGGGGGTCACCGAGCAGCAACTGGCGGATGCCGCGCAGCTCTCTTCGTTAGCTGACGAAACACCGGAAGGCCGCAGTATCGTGGTACTGGCTAAACAGCGGTTTAACTTGCGTGAGCGGGACCTGCACAGCCTGAATGCCACCTTTGTGCCCTTCTCGGCGCAAACCCGCATGAGCGGTGTTAACGTGCAGGATCGGATGATCCGCAAAGGGGCGGTCGATGCAATTCGCCGCCATGTGGAGTCTAATCAGGGCCACTTCCCGCGCGCCGTGGATGATGCGGTAGAGTATGTTGCCCGCACCGGCGGTACACCGCTGGTGGTGGCGGATGGGCCACGGGTGCTGGGGGTGGTGGCGCTAAAAGATATCGTGAAAGGCGGCATTAAAGAGCGTTTTGCAGAACTGCGCAAAATGGGCATTAAAACCGTGATGATCACCGGTGATAACCGCCTGACGGCCGCCGCCATTGCCGCAGAAGCGGGCGTGGATGATTTTCTGGCAGAAGCTACGCCGGAAGCTAAATTGGCATTGATTCGTCAGTATCAGGCAGAGGGTCGGCTGGTGGCGATGACGGGCGACGGCACCAACGACGCGCCAGCACTGGCACAAGCAGATGTGGCGGTGGCGATGAACTCCGGGACTCAGGCGGCCAAAGAGGCGGGCAACATGGTGGATTTAGACTCCAATCCGACCAAGCTGATTGAGGTGGTGCATATTGGCAAACAGATGCTGATGACCCGTGGCTCCCTGACCACCTTCAGTATCGCCAACGACGTCGCCAAATATTTCGCCATCATCCCGGCGGCCTTTGCCGCGACCTATCCGCAGCTCAACGCCCTGAATGTGATGCAGTTGCACTCCCCCGCCTCGGCAATCCTGTCGGCGGTGATCTTTAACGCACTGGTGATTGTATTTCTGATCCCACTGGCGCTAAAAGGGGTCAGCTATAAGGCGATGAGTGCCGCCGCCCTGCTGCGCCGCAACCTGTGGATCTATGGTCTGGGGGGGCTGCTGGTGCCCTTTGTCGGTATCAAAGTGATCGACCTGGTGCTAACAGCATTAAATTTGGGCTAG
- the kdpA gene encoding potassium-transporting ATPase subunit KdpA, producing the protein MAASGFLLIASFMLVLLVLSRPLGGVLARLIEGEPFAPLQKIEAALWRCSGVKNTEMNGWQYALAILSFNLLGIVLLFALLMAQGSLPLNPENMSGMSWHLALNTAVSFVTNTNWQAYSGENTLSYLSQMAGLTVQNFLSAATGIAVAFALIRAFARHSAATLGNAWVDLVRITLYVLLPIALIIALIFVSQGVLQNLDSYLHITTLEGVKQTLPMGPVASQEAIKMLGTNGGGFFGANSAHPFENPTAFSNFVQMLAIFLIPCALCFAFGQVVGDNRQGHALIWAMSLIFVVAVVVVMYAELAGNPHLTQLGANSNINMEGKESRFGILASSMYAVVTTAASCGAVNAMHDSFTALGGMVPMWLMQIGEVVFGGVGSGLYGMLLFVLLTVFIAGLMIGRTPEYLGKKIDVFDMKMTALAILVTPAVVLLGTALALCTDAGRAGILNPGAHGFSEVLYALSSAANNNGSAFAGLSVNTPFYNLLLAAAMFLGRFGVILPVLAIASSLVAKKRQPAGNGTLPTAGPLFIGLLVGTVLLVGALTFIPALALGPVAEHLQIWLPH; encoded by the coding sequence ATGGCGGCATCAGGATTTCTGCTTATCGCCAGTTTCATGCTGGTGTTGTTGGTGCTCTCCCGTCCGTTGGGGGGCGTTTTGGCACGCCTTATCGAAGGCGAACCTTTTGCGCCATTACAAAAAATCGAGGCCGCTTTATGGCGCTGTAGCGGCGTAAAAAATACAGAGATGAACGGCTGGCAATATGCGCTGGCGATCCTCAGCTTTAACTTGCTGGGCATTGTGCTGCTCTTTGCACTGCTTATGGCGCAAGGCTCACTGCCGCTGAATCCTGAAAATATGTCGGGTATGTCGTGGCATCTGGCACTGAACACCGCGGTCAGCTTCGTCACCAACACCAACTGGCAAGCCTATAGCGGCGAAAATACACTCAGTTATCTGAGCCAAATGGCGGGGCTGACGGTACAAAACTTCCTCTCTGCCGCCACCGGTATTGCTGTCGCTTTTGCGCTGATTCGGGCTTTTGCCCGCCATTCTGCGGCCACACTCGGCAATGCCTGGGTCGATCTGGTGCGCATCACTCTATATGTCTTACTGCCGATTGCGCTGATCATCGCACTGATTTTTGTCAGTCAGGGCGTGTTGCAAAATCTGGATAGCTACCTGCACATCACCACCCTGGAGGGGGTAAAACAGACCTTGCCGATGGGGCCGGTGGCCTCACAGGAAGCTATCAAGATGCTGGGGACCAATGGCGGCGGCTTCTTTGGTGCTAACTCGGCACATCCGTTTGAGAACCCAACCGCGTTCAGCAACTTTGTGCAGATGTTGGCGATTTTCCTGATCCCTTGCGCACTCTGCTTCGCCTTCGGCCAGGTGGTCGGGGATAACCGTCAGGGCCATGCGCTGATCTGGGCCATGTCGCTAATCTTTGTCGTCGCCGTGGTGGTGGTGATGTATGCCGAGCTGGCCGGTAACCCGCACTTAACTCAACTGGGTGCCAACAGCAATATCAATATGGAGGGCAAAGAGTCCCGCTTCGGTATTCTCGCCAGCAGCATGTATGCCGTGGTGACGACCGCCGCCTCTTGCGGAGCGGTTAACGCCATGCACGACTCCTTTACCGCCCTCGGTGGCATGGTGCCGATGTGGCTGATGCAGATTGGTGAGGTGGTGTTCGGCGGCGTCGGTTCAGGTTTGTACGGCATGTTGCTATTCGTGCTGCTGACCGTGTTTATTGCTGGCTTGATGATTGGCCGCACCCCTGAATATCTCGGCAAGAAAATTGACGTTTTTGATATGAAAATGACCGCGCTGGCGATTCTGGTCACCCCTGCTGTCGTGCTGCTGGGCACCGCACTGGCGCTCTGTACCGATGCCGGCCGCGCCGGGATCCTCAACCCCGGTGCCCACGGTTTTAGCGAAGTGCTCTACGCCCTCTCCTCTGCGGCCAACAACAACGGCAGCGCCTTTGCCGGCCTGAGTGTTAACACGCCGTTTTATAACCTGCTGCTCGCCGCGGCAATGTTCCTGGGGCGATTTGGGGTGATTCTGCCGGTATTGGCGATTGCCAGTTCGCTGGTGGCGAAAAAGCGCCAACCTGCGGGTAACGGCACCCTGCCGACTGCCGGGCCACTGTTTATCGGTTTGCTAGTCGGTACGGTGTTATTGGTCGGCGCATTGACCTTTATCCCCGCGCTGGCCTTAGGCCCGGTCGCTGAGCATCTGCAAATCTGGTTACCACATTGA
- a CDS encoding K(+)-transporting ATPase subunit F: protein MSFSIMGGALLVLLLLGYLVYALFNAEDF, encoded by the coding sequence GTGAGTTTCAGCATCATGGGTGGTGCGCTGCTGGTTCTGCTGCTTCTGGGCTATCTGGTTTATGCCCTGTTTAATGCGGAGGACTTTTAA
- a CDS encoding YbfA family protein, translating into MSMYNAYPLHQVLLRRSAVILAGLLALPVMLFRKDRARFYSYLHRVWAKTSDKPVWLAQSEMAAQDFY; encoded by the coding sequence ATGTCCATGTACAATGCATACCCATTACATCAGGTTCTCTTGCGCCGCAGCGCCGTGATTCTGGCGGGCTTACTGGCGCTGCCAGTGATGCTTTTCCGCAAAGATCGCGCCCGTTTCTACAGCTACCTGCACCGTGTCTGGGCGAAAACCAGTGATAAGCCGGTCTGGTTAGCACAGTCTGAAATGGCGGCACAAGATTTTTATTGA
- the tnpA gene encoding IS200/IS605-like element IS1541B family transposase, translated as MRDEKSLAHTRWNCKYHIVFAPKYRRQVFYGEKRKAIGSILRKLCEWKNVNILEAECCVDHIHMLLEIPPKMSVSGFMGYLKGKSSLMLYEQFGDLKFKYRNREFWCRGYYVDTVGKNTARIQEYIKHQLEEDKMGEQLSIPYPGSPFTGRK; from the coding sequence ATGAGGGACGAAAAGAGCTTAGCGCACACGCGATGGAACTGTAAATATCACATAGTATTTGCGCCGAAGTACCGAAGACAGGTGTTCTACGGGGAAAAGCGCAAAGCGATTGGCAGTATTTTAAGAAAGCTGTGCGAATGGAAGAACGTGAATATTCTGGAAGCGGAATGTTGTGTGGATCACATCCATATGCTTCTGGAAATCCCACCCAAGATGAGTGTGTCGGGCTTTATGGGATACCTAAAGGGAAAGAGTAGCCTGATGCTTTATGAGCAGTTTGGCGATTTGAAGTTCAAATATCGTAACCGGGAGTTTTGGTGTCGAGGGTATTACGTTGATACGGTGGGTAAAAATACAGCCAGGATACAAGAATACATAAAACACCAACTGGAAGAGGATAAAATGGGTGAGCAGTTGTCGATCCCCTATCCGGGTAGCCCGTTTACGGGCCGTAAGTAA
- a CDS encoding YbgA family protein — protein MPQSNQVVHSSEYCYARDELDALCVAGMTRGKLMAFHSRYKLVLLAHSQPEYREIGPFIASMDKWSSLIDFTAEYRQRLLHLLSHQPTTANHTNVLMHVQGYFRPHLNSPQRQALAQLIDQYRLGELPLSTPVTQLMAYLIEFPNDYLSGQHYFSFYSPQG, from the coding sequence ATGCCGCAAAGCAATCAGGTGGTGCACAGTAGTGAATATTGTTATGCGCGCGATGAACTTGATGCACTCTGTGTGGCGGGTATGACCCGTGGCAAGTTGATGGCATTTCATAGCCGCTACAAGTTGGTGTTGCTGGCACATTCGCAGCCTGAATACCGCGAAATTGGCCCTTTTATTGCCTCAATGGATAAATGGTCTTCACTTATTGATTTCACCGCTGAGTATCGCCAGCGATTGCTGCATTTACTCTCTCATCAGCCCACCACCGCTAATCACACCAATGTGCTCATGCATGTGCAGGGCTATTTCCGGCCTCACCTCAATTCACCCCAACGGCAGGCGCTGGCACAGCTTATCGACCAATATCGGCTGGGTGAATTGCCCCTGAGTACCCCTGTCACCCAACTAATGGCTTATCTGATTGAGTTCCCGAATGATTATCTCTCCGGGCAGCACTACTTTAGCTTTTATTCACCGCAAGGATAG
- the phrB gene encoding deoxyribodipyrimidine photo-lyase has product MATHLVWLRNDLRVTDNLALYAACQDEHARVIAVFIATPKQWAAHDMAPRQAAFLRQNLQLLQGALASRGIPLHYHQCDDFQDSIVWLDNFCQQQQVDALFYNQQYELNERRRDEAFTAQLNRQSIACHSFHDSVLLPPGSVQTGNHEMYKIFTPFRRAFIQRLMMSDCRCVPAPQARQNSGAVELSPLEPFDYPQHSADNSLFPAGEEAALQRLRSFCREQVQDYLQQRDRPAIAGTSCLSPYLALGIVSPRQCFNRLRAECPDLLERSDSGAFTWLNELIWREFYRHLLVAYPRLCQHHPFIGWTDAVRWNHSEQQLIAWQQGQTGYPIVDAAMRQLNETGWMHNRLRMISASFLVKDLLIDWRHGERYFMSQLLDGDLAANNGGWQWAASTGTDAAPYFRIFNPTTQGERFDKEGTFIRRWLPELAAVPDSDIHQPWRWAQRQQQHLNYPPPLVDHKLARLATLAAFDAAKRDGSKEA; this is encoded by the coding sequence ATGGCTACCCATTTGGTTTGGTTGCGTAATGATTTACGCGTCACTGATAATCTAGCCCTATATGCGGCCTGTCAGGATGAGCACGCCAGGGTGATAGCGGTATTTATCGCCACACCTAAGCAGTGGGCGGCACATGATATGGCACCGCGGCAGGCGGCATTTTTGCGACAGAATCTGCAACTGTTACAGGGGGCACTGGCCAGTCGCGGGATACCGCTGCACTATCACCAGTGTGATGATTTTCAGGATTCTATTGTCTGGCTGGATAATTTTTGTCAGCAGCAGCAAGTTGATGCGCTGTTTTACAATCAACAGTATGAGTTGAACGAGCGGCGGCGGGATGAGGCATTCACGGCGCAACTAAATCGTCAGTCAATTGCTTGCCATAGTTTCCATGACAGTGTGCTATTGCCGCCGGGGAGTGTCCAGACCGGCAACCATGAGATGTACAAAATATTTACCCCGTTCCGCCGCGCCTTTATTCAGCGGCTGATGATGAGTGATTGCCGTTGTGTACCCGCACCGCAAGCGCGGCAAAACTCAGGCGCTGTCGAATTATCGCCGCTTGAGCCATTTGATTATCCGCAGCACTCGGCCGACAACTCATTATTCCCGGCAGGTGAGGAGGCGGCATTGCAGCGCCTGCGCAGTTTCTGCCGTGAGCAGGTTCAGGACTATCTGCAACAGCGTGATCGGCCCGCCATTGCCGGAACTAGCTGTTTGTCTCCTTATTTAGCGCTAGGCATAGTTTCACCCCGTCAATGCTTTAACCGCCTGCGGGCCGAGTGCCCTGATCTGCTGGAGAGGAGTGACAGTGGGGCTTTTACCTGGCTTAATGAGTTGATCTGGCGTGAGTTTTATCGTCATTTATTAGTGGCCTATCCCCGTTTATGTCAGCATCATCCCTTTATTGGCTGGACTGATGCAGTAAGATGGAATCACTCAGAACAGCAATTAATCGCCTGGCAGCAGGGGCAGACGGGTTATCCTATTGTCGATGCCGCAATGCGGCAACTGAATGAAACCGGCTGGATGCATAACCGCCTGCGTATGATTAGCGCCAGTTTTCTGGTCAAAGATCTGCTGATCGATTGGCGGCACGGCGAGCGCTATTTTATGTCTCAATTATTGGATGGCGATTTGGCAGCTAATAATGGTGGCTGGCAGTGGGCGGCCTCGACGGGTACGGATGCGGCCCCCTATTTTCGTATTTTCAATCCCACCACGCAAGGAGAGCGTTTTGATAAAGAGGGCACCTTTATTCGCCGTTGGTTGCCGGAACTGGCGGCGGTGCCAGACAGTGATATTCATCAGCCCTGGCGCTGGGCGCAGCGGCAGCAGCAACATCTGAATTACCCACCACCGCTGGTGGATCATAAGCTGGCTAGATTGGCGACACTCGCGGCATTTGACGCCGCTAAGCGGGATGGCAGCAAGGAAGCCTAA
- a CDS encoding MBL fold metallo-hydrolase, with product MLCRHNRAKMALNTGLVLSLSLYSSLAAAGFEVVALGVDGGVTDGNLTSYLIRDDSQPLYLALDAGSVLPGIAKALEKGSFPDITDEMAAPLTRQGYLFRQRINSYFISHAHLDHVSGLIIGSPEDSKKTIYASADTIDVLRNYYFNWRVWPNFTDSGSGTRLGTYRMQMVRPAQPVSLGLTRLTGEMYPLSHDKSPSSMLLISSNNAAFAYFGDTGPDEIEKSKNLDTVWRKLAEKVKQQQLKGMIIEVSYPNAVSDGKLYGHMTPKWLLKELKNLEKQSGEGQPLKGLPVVISHIKPSLQQGQDVRQSIASELQQGNDMGVNFILMAQGDRQQF from the coding sequence ATGTTATGCCGCCATAATAGGGCCAAAATGGCGCTTAACACGGGGCTGGTTTTATCCCTTAGCCTGTATAGCTCACTGGCTGCGGCGGGCTTTGAGGTGGTAGCACTTGGCGTCGATGGTGGCGTCACCGATGGCAACCTGACCTCCTATCTGATTCGTGATGATAGCCAGCCACTCTATTTGGCGCTGGATGCCGGTTCAGTGTTACCGGGCATTGCCAAGGCGTTGGAGAAGGGCAGTTTCCCTGATATTACCGATGAAATGGCCGCGCCATTGACCCGGCAGGGCTATCTCTTCCGCCAACGCATTAATAGCTATTTCATCAGCCACGCCCATCTTGACCATGTATCCGGCCTGATTATTGGTTCACCGGAGGACAGCAAAAAAACCATTTATGCCTCGGCTGATACCATTGATGTGCTGAGGAACTACTATTTTAACTGGCGCGTCTGGCCCAATTTTACCGACAGTGGCAGTGGCACCCGTTTGGGCACTTACCGGATGCAAATGGTGCGCCCAGCCCAGCCGGTGAGCCTCGGACTTACGCGCTTAACCGGTGAGATGTACCCGCTGAGCCATGATAAGTCGCCCTCTTCGATGCTGCTGATTAGCAGTAATAATGCCGCTTTTGCCTATTTTGGCGATACCGGCCCGGATGAGATAGAGAAGTCAAAAAATCTGGATACGGTGTGGCGCAAGCTGGCTGAGAAGGTCAAACAGCAGCAACTGAAAGGGATGATTATTGAAGTCTCCTACCCGAACGCGGTAAGTGACGGCAAGCTGTACGGCCATATGACCCCAAAATGGTTGCTAAAAGAGTTGAAAAATCTGGAAAAGCAGAGCGGCGAAGGTCAGCCCTTAAAAGGTCTGCCGGTGGTGATTAGCCATATAAAACCCTCACTCCAGCAGGGGCAGGATGTACGGCAATCCATCGCCAGTGAGTTGCAGCAAGGCAATGATATGGGGGTGAATTTTATTTTGATGGCGCAAGGGGATCGCCAGCAGTTCTAG
- a CDS encoding type 2 GTP cyclohydrolase I, whose amino-acid sequence MRNTELEMQLNNKLNTAAFQDYAPNGLQVEGRQDVRRIVTGVTASQALLDAAVGQQADAILVHHGYFWKNEPVVVRGMKRNRLKTLLTHDINLYGYHLPLDAHPELGNNAQLAQLLGIRVMGEIDPLLPYGEFDQPLNAVILRERLEKILNREVLHCGDHAPAEIRRIAWCSGGGQGYIQQAAEFGVDAFITGEVSEQTIHIAREMGVNFYAAGHHATERYGIKALGEWLASEYKLEVIFIDIPNPA is encoded by the coding sequence ATGCGTAATACTGAATTAGAAATGCAGCTCAATAACAAACTTAATACGGCGGCTTTTCAGGATTATGCGCCCAATGGGTTGCAGGTTGAGGGGCGTCAAGATGTACGGCGCATCGTGACCGGTGTTACCGCCAGTCAGGCGCTGCTGGATGCGGCAGTGGGGCAACAGGCGGATGCTATTTTAGTGCACCACGGCTACTTCTGGAAGAACGAACCGGTGGTGGTGCGCGGAATGAAACGTAACCGTTTGAAAACATTGCTTACCCACGACATCAACCTGTATGGCTACCACTTACCGCTGGATGCCCACCCTGAGTTGGGCAATAACGCACAGCTGGCGCAGTTACTCGGCATTCGGGTGATGGGTGAAATTGACCCCTTGCTGCCCTATGGCGAGTTTGATCAGCCGCTAAATGCGGTGATTTTACGTGAGCGTCTGGAAAAAATCTTGAACCGTGAGGTGCTGCATTGTGGCGATCATGCACCAGCAGAGATCCGTCGTATTGCCTGGTGTAGTGGTGGCGGGCAGGGATACATTCAGCAAGCCGCTGAGTTTGGGGTGGATGCATTTATAACGGGCGAAGTTTCTGAACAAACCATTCATATTGCCCGAGAGATGGGGGTGAATTTCTATGCGGCAGGGCATCATGCCACTGAGCGCTATGGCATCAAGGCGCTGGGTGAATGGTTAGCCTCAGAGTATAAACTTGAGGTTATCTTTATTGATATTCCCAACCCCGCCTGA
- the pxpB gene encoding 5-oxoprolinase subunit PxpB, with amino-acid sequence MQRARCYLLGESAVVLELEPPVTLASQQRIWGLADRLIHHPDVLEAIPGMNNLTLLLADPQNRALDAIEKLQRWWEESESLLPESRDITIPVIYGGEAGPDLAEVARHTGMTERQVVECHAGASYIVYFLGFQPGFSYLGGMPEQLATPRRAEPRLVVAPGSVGIGGSQTGIYPLATPGGWQLIGRTSLALFNPLEMPPTLLRPGDNVRFLPLKGGVC; translated from the coding sequence GTGCAACGAGCACGATGCTATTTACTAGGAGAAAGTGCGGTAGTTCTGGAGCTGGAACCGCCGGTAACCTTAGCAAGCCAGCAACGAATTTGGGGTTTGGCTGATCGACTGATTCATCATCCCGACGTCCTTGAGGCGATCCCCGGCATGAATAATCTCACCTTATTGCTAGCTGATCCGCAAAACAGGGCGCTGGACGCTATCGAAAAACTCCAGCGCTGGTGGGAAGAGAGTGAGTCATTACTCCCTGAGTCCCGCGATATCACTATTCCGGTGATCTATGGCGGCGAGGCTGGCCCTGATCTGGCTGAAGTGGCGCGCCATACCGGCATGACTGAGCGTCAGGTGGTCGAGTGCCATGCCGGGGCGAGCTATATCGTCTACTTCCTCGGTTTCCAGCCGGGTTTCTCATACTTAGGTGGGATGCCGGAACAGCTCGCTACCCCACGGCGCGCGGAGCCACGGCTGGTGGTCGCCCCCGGTTCTGTCGGGATTGGTGGCAGCCAAACGGGCATCTATCCGCTGGCGACCCCCGGCGGCTGGCAGCTTATCGGCCGCACCTCGCTGGCACTATTTAACCCACTGGAGATGCCGCCAACCTTGCTACGCCCAGGGGATAATGTGCGCTTTCTGCCGCTAAAGGGGGGCGTATGCTGA
- the pxpC gene encoding 5-oxoprolinase subunit PxpC, with product MLKIIRSGIYTTVQDSGRGGFRRLGISQGGALDLPALKMANMLVGNETDAAGLEITLGQFAAEFTQAGWLAVTGAGCDARLDDQLLWTGWRYPVKPGQQLKLSVPHRGMRSYLAISGGIDVPEMLGSRSTDLKAGFGGYQGRLIKEGDALPLGKPTRLPRESVGIKQLLFGNRVRAVPGPEYHQFDDIAQGAFWREAWQLSPQSNRMGYRLTGRELARTTSREMLSHGLLPGVVQVPHNGQPIVLMADAQTTGGYPRIACVIEADLYHLAQIRLGEPVHFVPCTVEEALRAKSEQQHFLQQIEWGLQKGFDAVEAK from the coding sequence ATGCTGAAGATTATTCGTTCCGGTATTTACACCACGGTGCAAGACAGTGGCCGTGGCGGTTTCCGCCGATTAGGGATCAGTCAGGGCGGGGCGCTCGATTTACCGGCGCTGAAAATGGCCAATATGTTGGTGGGCAATGAGACTGATGCTGCCGGGCTGGAGATCACCCTAGGACAATTTGCCGCTGAATTTACTCAGGCGGGTTGGCTAGCGGTGACGGGGGCCGGTTGTGATGCGCGGCTTGATGACCAACTGCTGTGGACTGGCTGGCGTTATCCGGTCAAGCCGGGGCAACAGCTCAAACTCAGTGTGCCACACCGTGGGATGCGCAGCTATCTGGCTATCTCTGGCGGCATTGATGTGCCGGAGATGTTGGGATCGCGCAGCACTGATTTGAAAGCGGGTTTTGGCGGTTATCAAGGGCGATTGATTAAAGAGGGCGATGCCCTGCCATTGGGGAAGCCGACACGGTTGCCCCGTGAATCTGTGGGCATCAAACAACTGCTGTTCGGTAACCGTGTTCGCGCAGTGCCGGGGCCGGAATATCATCAATTCGACGATATTGCGCAGGGCGCTTTCTGGCGTGAGGCCTGGCAGCTTAGCCCGCAAAGCAACCGGATGGGCTATCGTCTGACGGGCCGTGAATTAGCCCGCACAACCTCCCGCGAAATGTTGTCCCACGGCTTATTGCCCGGTGTGGTGCAGGTGCCCCATAACGGCCAGCCGATTGTGCTGATGGCGGATGCGCAGACCACTGGTGGTTACCCGCGTATTGCCTGCGTGATCGAGGCTGATCTCTACCATTTAGCGCAAATTAGACTCGGTGAACCGGTGCATTTTGTGCCATGTACCGTCGAAGAGGCGCTGCGGGCAAAATCAGAACAGCAGCATTTCCTGCAACAAATTGAGTGGGGCTTGCAGAAAGGTTTCGATGCCGTGGAGGCCAAATGA